The DNA segment GCTCTGCACGGCGAACGGCGCGGCCCACCGCGCCTCCAGCGGCACCTCCGGCTCGGCGGGGGGGGCGGGCGGGACGGTGTCCACCGCCTCCACCACTTGGGGCGCGGACGGGGCGGAGGCCGCGCCCTCCGCGGAGGCGCACCCCGCGAGCGCGGCGAGCAGCACCGGCGAGATCCAGCGCAACGGGTACATCCGGGGCTCCTGTAGGGTCCGGAGGAGGCGCGGCGCGCGCCTCCTCCCGAAGGTGAAACGACGTGCAAAGATAGCGGCACGGCCGCGCCGGGGCGAGGGCGCAGGCCTCCCCTGTTGACGCTGGGCGGCGCGGGCGCCATCGTTCGCCCCGCGCACTCCAACCCCCAGGAGCATGAGAACCAGGACGAAGAACCTCCCCCTGCACTTCGCGCAGGGGCTGCTGATGGGCACCGCAGACATCATCCCAGGGGTGAGCGGCGGGACCATGGCGCTGATCGTGGGCGTCTACGAGCGGCTGATCGACTCCATCAGCAACTTCTTCACCGCCGTCGCGGCGCCGCTGCGCGGCGACACGGCGCGCGCCCGCCAGGCGCTCGGCGAGGTGGAGTGGGGGCTGGTGATCCCGCTCGCGCTGGGGATCGTCACCGCCATCGGCATCGCCAGCCGCATCATCCCGCCGCTCCTGGAGCGGTACCCCGCCGAGGCGCGGGGGTTGTTCTTCGGGCTGGTGGCCGCGTCCATAGCCATCCCCTGGCTGAGGCTCCGCTCCCGTGGCCCCCGGATGCTGGCGGTGGTCGCGGCGGCGGCCGTGCTCGCCTTCGTCCTCGTGGGGCTTCCCGCCACACACGCCGGGGGAGATCCGTCGCTCCCGCGCGTCTTCGGCTCGGCGGCGGTCGCCATCTGCGCCATGATCCTCCCCGGCGTCAGCGGCGCCTTCCTCCTGGAGGTCATGGGGATGTACGAGCCCACGCTGCGTGCGCTCAAGGAGATGAACCCCGCCTACGTGCTTACCTTCGTGGCCGGCGCGGCCACGGGGATCGGCCTCTTCTCCAAGCTCCTCGACTGGCTCCTGGAGCACCGGCACGACCTCACCATGGCGGCGCTGGTGGGGCTCATGGCCGGGAGCCTGCGGGCGCTCTGGCCCTGGCAGGAGGCGGGGCGCGAGGTGCGCCTCCCCGGGCCGGGCGACCCCGTCGCCATGGTGCTGCTCCTGGCCGCCCTGGGCTTCGCGGCGGTGGGCGCGCTCGTCGTGTGGGAGGCCCGGCAGCTCCGGGCCGGCCCCGCGCGATGAGCGGCATCCCCGCGGACCGCGAGGCGCTCTCCGGCGCGGAGACGCTCCGCTACGCGCGGCACCTGATCCTCCCTGAGGTGGGCCCGGCCGGGCAGCGGAAGCTGAAAGGGTCGCGCGTGCTCCTGGTGGGGGCGGGCGGGCTGGGCTCGCCGGTGGCGCTGTACC comes from the Longimicrobiaceae bacterium genome and includes:
- a CDS encoding DUF368 domain-containing protein, translated to MRTRTKNLPLHFAQGLLMGTADIIPGVSGGTMALIVGVYERLIDSISNFFTAVAAPLRGDTARARQALGEVEWGLVIPLALGIVTAIGIASRIIPPLLERYPAEARGLFFGLVAASIAIPWLRLRSRGPRMLAVVAAAAVLAFVLVGLPATHAGGDPSLPRVFGSAAVAICAMILPGVSGAFLLEVMGMYEPTLRALKEMNPAYVLTFVAGAATGIGLFSKLLDWLLEHRHDLTMAALVGLMAGSLRALWPWQEAGREVRLPGPGDPVAMVLLLAALGFAAVGALVVWEARQLRAGPAR